In Arachis hypogaea cultivar Tifrunner chromosome 17, arahy.Tifrunner.gnm2.J5K5, whole genome shotgun sequence, a single window of DNA contains:
- the LOC112764078 gene encoding NAD(P)H-dependent 6'-deoxychalcone synthase has translation MSSTTQVAIPNVVLQSSFSMPVIGFGTAAFETDDGDVHKQAVIEAIKLGYRHFDTASIYGSEQALGEAIAEALKLGLISSRDELFITSKLWLSDNHPDLVLPALRKSLQNLGLEYLDLYLIHWPMSAKPGLFKASYDDENDLVPFDLKGVWTSLEQCHKLGLAKSIGVSNFSINKLEHLLSFATIPPAVNQVEMNASWQQKNLTEYCKAKSIIVTAYSPLGAKGTSWGSNDVMDSELLKEVAQAHGKTVAQVSLRWLYEQGVTFAVKSYNKERMKENLEIFDFSLTNDDYQKINQIKQTRKSVNNPTTFVVADLFDGEN, from the exons ATGTCTTCAACAACGCAAGTAGCGATCCCAAATGTTGTCCTGCAATCATCCTTCAGCATGCCGGTCATAGGCTTTGGAACTGCCGCCTTCGAAACCGATGACGGCGACGTCCACAAACAGgcagtgattgaggccatcaagcTCGGTTACAGGCACTTCGACACTGCTTCTATATATGGCTCCGAACAGGCTCTGGGAGAAGCCATTGCTGAAGCTCTTAAACTTGGTCTCATAAGCTCCAGGGATGAACTTTTCATCACTTCCAAGCTATGGTTATCTGATAACCATCCCGATCTTGTTCTTCCTGCTCTACGCAAATCACTTCA GAATCTTGGATTAGAATACTTAGATCTCTACTTGATTCATTGGCCAATGAGTGCCAAGCCCGGATTATTTAAAGCCTCTTATGATGACGAAAATGACTTGGTGCCATTTGACTTAAAGGGAGTCTGGACTTCACTGGAACAATGTCACAAATTAGGTCTTGCAAAATCAATTGGAGTCAGCAATTTTTCTATCAACAAACTTGAACATCTCCTTTCTTTCGCTACAATTCCTCCTGCAGTTAACCAA GTTGAGATGAATGCTTCTTGGCAACAAAAGAATCTAACAGAATATTGCAAAGCCAAGAGTATAATTGTAACTGCATATTCTCCTTTGGGAGCCAAAGGAACCTCTTGGGGCAGTAACGATGTTATGGATAGTGAATTGCTTAAAGAGGTGGCACAAGCTCATGGAAAAACTGTTGCTCAG GTGAGTCTTAGATGGTTGTACGAGCAGGGCGTGACCTTTGCTGTGAAGAGCTACAACAAGGAGAGAATGAAAGAAAACTTAGAAATATTTGATTTTTCACTTACAAATGATGACTATCAAAAGATTAATCAAATCAAACAGACGCGCAAGTCAGTTAACAATCCAACTACCTTTGTTGTTGCTGACCTATTTGATGGAGAAAATTAG